The Anolis carolinensis isolate JA03-04 chromosome 2, rAnoCar3.1.pri, whole genome shotgun sequence genome has a window encoding:
- the LOC100554279 gene encoding ZW10 interactor isoform X2 translates to MGDLLAAEVGVGQKMAAEARAGELLAQMKDVLTSEGQSKEEAETQIPARVLAEHAVNTRKTHKLMYTQLQVMKFLLDFLDSAPCIQEDSNAAVRKEMIEAKQQWKALKAEYQQQVELIKGAVPPLLAKLKEGEKRSQLLESALQRYQAKKQEMEDKAKIARSKHQKAQKILCEQQQQLERRVAGLQEKLQKHRQELQSLQGIVEEQEGQVCAWREKLQRMLDLQSHLEILRGVKLISVSETDLEIELTSPSEPKTSDPHHLKVHLHWADDGTVTLQTDNPFFSASDLPVGTASTIRGVVLELQHNFFQQAQLLSEIELLQNCFAIDWQQEKRLLHYLKPSSTCSLYVEPGYAANGEVRLISVKSQHGTVDVTSYRPPQEKPSLMNWLVYLSTVDFSAPFLAQKADDVCAS, encoded by the exons ATGGGCGATCTGCTTGCAGCTGAAGTTGGGGTTGGGCAGAAGATGGCGGCGGAGGCCAGGGCTGGAGA GCTCCTGGCTCAGATGAAGGACGTGCTGACCTCCGAGGGCCAAAGCAAAGAAGAAGCAGAGACACAGATCCCAGCCCGGGTCTTGGCTGAGCATGCAGTG AACACCAGGAAGACTCACAAACTGATGTACACTCAACTACAAGTGATGAAATTCCTTCTGGATTTCCTTGACTCAGCCCCCTGTATCCAGGAGGACTCTAATGCAGCTGTTC GGAAGGAGATGATAGAGGCAAAACAGCAGTGGAAGGCGCTCAAAGCAGAGTACCAGCAGCAAGTGGAGTTGATCAAGGGGGCTGTGCCTCCCCTATTGGCCAAACTGAAAGAAGGGGAGAAGCGGTCCCAGCTCTTGGAGAGTGCCTTGCAGCGCTATCAGGCCAAG AAACAGGAGATGGAAGACAAGGCAAAGATTGCCCGCTCCAAGCACCAGAAAGCACAG AAGATTTTGTgtgagcagcagcaacagctaGAAAGACGTGTCGCAGGGCTACAGGAAAAGCTACAGAAGCATAGGCAAGAGCTGCAAAGCCTGCAGGGAATTGTGGAGGAGCAAGAGGGCCAGGTTTGTGCCTGGAGAGAGAAGCTTCAGAG AATGCTTGACCTCCAGAGCCACTTGGAGATTCTGCGTGGTGTAAAATTAATTTCTGTCTCAGAGACCGATTTGGAGATTGAGCTGACCTCTCCTTCTGAGCCCAAGACCTCTGATCCCCACCATCtgaaggtgcatttacactgggCAGATGATGGCACTGTAACACTCCAG accGACAACCCTTTCTTTTCTGCCTCTGACCTTCCCGTGGGCACTGCCAGTACTATCAGAGGTGTCGTCTTGGAGCTACAGCATAATTTCTTCCAACAGGCACAGCTTCTGTCTGAGATTGAGTTGCTGCAGAACTG TTTTGCCATTGACTGGCAGCAAGAGAAGAGGCTGTTGCATTACCTGAAGCCATCCTCCACTTGTAGTCTCTATGTAGAGCCAGGTTATGCTGCCAATGGAGAAGTCCGCCTCATTTCTGTAAAGAGTCAACATGGCACAGTTGATGTGACTTCCTACCGG cCCCCACAGGAGAAACCTTCATTGATGAACTGGCTGGTATATCTTAGTACAGTAGACTTCAGTGCTCCTTTCCTTGCCCAAAAAGCTGACGATGTCTGTGCATCATGA
- the LOC100554279 gene encoding ZW10 interactor isoform X1, with protein sequence MGDLLAAEVGVGQKMAAEARAGELLAQMKDVLTSEGQSKEEAETQIPARVLAEHAVNTRKTHKLMYTQLQVMKFLLDFLDSAPCIQEDSNAAVRKEMIEAKQQWKALKAEYQQQVELIKGAVPPLLAKLKEGEKRSQLLESALQRYQAKKQEMEDKAKIARSKHQKAQQKILCEQQQQLERRVAGLQEKLQKHRQELQSLQGIVEEQEGQVCAWREKLQRMLDLQSHLEILRGVKLISVSETDLEIELTSPSEPKTSDPHHLKVHLHWADDGTVTLQTDNPFFSASDLPVGTASTIRGVVLELQHNFFQQAQLLSEIELLQNCFAIDWQQEKRLLHYLKPSSTCSLYVEPGYAANGEVRLISVKSQHGTVDVTSYRPPQEKPSLMNWLVYLSTVDFSAPFLAQKADDVCAS encoded by the exons ATGGGCGATCTGCTTGCAGCTGAAGTTGGGGTTGGGCAGAAGATGGCGGCGGAGGCCAGGGCTGGAGA GCTCCTGGCTCAGATGAAGGACGTGCTGACCTCCGAGGGCCAAAGCAAAGAAGAAGCAGAGACACAGATCCCAGCCCGGGTCTTGGCTGAGCATGCAGTG AACACCAGGAAGACTCACAAACTGATGTACACTCAACTACAAGTGATGAAATTCCTTCTGGATTTCCTTGACTCAGCCCCCTGTATCCAGGAGGACTCTAATGCAGCTGTTC GGAAGGAGATGATAGAGGCAAAACAGCAGTGGAAGGCGCTCAAAGCAGAGTACCAGCAGCAAGTGGAGTTGATCAAGGGGGCTGTGCCTCCCCTATTGGCCAAACTGAAAGAAGGGGAGAAGCGGTCCCAGCTCTTGGAGAGTGCCTTGCAGCGCTATCAGGCCAAG AAACAGGAGATGGAAGACAAGGCAAAGATTGCCCGCTCCAAGCACCAGAAAGCACAG CAGAAGATTTTGTgtgagcagcagcaacagctaGAAAGACGTGTCGCAGGGCTACAGGAAAAGCTACAGAAGCATAGGCAAGAGCTGCAAAGCCTGCAGGGAATTGTGGAGGAGCAAGAGGGCCAGGTTTGTGCCTGGAGAGAGAAGCTTCAGAG AATGCTTGACCTCCAGAGCCACTTGGAGATTCTGCGTGGTGTAAAATTAATTTCTGTCTCAGAGACCGATTTGGAGATTGAGCTGACCTCTCCTTCTGAGCCCAAGACCTCTGATCCCCACCATCtgaaggtgcatttacactgggCAGATGATGGCACTGTAACACTCCAG accGACAACCCTTTCTTTTCTGCCTCTGACCTTCCCGTGGGCACTGCCAGTACTATCAGAGGTGTCGTCTTGGAGCTACAGCATAATTTCTTCCAACAGGCACAGCTTCTGTCTGAGATTGAGTTGCTGCAGAACTG TTTTGCCATTGACTGGCAGCAAGAGAAGAGGCTGTTGCATTACCTGAAGCCATCCTCCACTTGTAGTCTCTATGTAGAGCCAGGTTATGCTGCCAATGGAGAAGTCCGCCTCATTTCTGTAAAGAGTCAACATGGCACAGTTGATGTGACTTCCTACCGG cCCCCACAGGAGAAACCTTCATTGATGAACTGGCTGGTATATCTTAGTACAGTAGACTTCAGTGCTCCTTTCCTTGCCCAAAAAGCTGACGATGTCTGTGCATCATGA